The following proteins are co-located in the Triticum aestivum cultivar Chinese Spring chromosome 1A, IWGSC CS RefSeq v2.1, whole genome shotgun sequence genome:
- the LOC123181588 gene encoding uncharacterized protein — protein sequence MAWIVYELGPVACTVLSLWRLWQHDYCNTACDDNKANLVPALNIFYCLVIGQGVLFFIWWLMDMSVMWVVVLFREESQLPEKWGSITILDYLYDTRAKCWRDPTSLDGRNLINYAVDLIDSESQKDYLSGARILDNFIKLDADVRSLLLPSRPKIQKLIDTLGWRCSNRELREVVASIVAYLAGDIHLSQFPGAIHCISSLFDTTLPYWNNQQGTNHVTVSESKKDADGARESFISLAKGIEEYRRRRVAGFPKKKSISVLKGTEDNKAKIVRNQGGDIPQDGELGSKGDCWNELILQGLTILEKLVFDQHNCNDICNTSGLIPKIMAPLYSETLIQDINVSACDDVVNGSLKVIHRLIRAPNWIGRSDLVHKICSNEHALSNLERILYQGKNDGTELQMRAIEILTELAIDSSANLSTETKENLIRKQLQIFLTEDEGDKDGLNKEKDGKGDKGKLRVTAGKSLALLSKMETISKFIKNQQNSIADCPNEILDSKNDITYRTVALEILENLCTHHTLDKDNVKKDLLPKVLMEVLASTRDLPKEKRGQRKMSRWERKRARFDEENQLRLKRSGQIKKSPEKSSEELKAEMEYREALLSLTFVMRDKLMSAEDFDDVARKISPVESKFLGKLRDIVEENCEDRADCLRIVKLCGQIADLMLQPGQDTTQLNEFLKSLEKASKIMSNLESCMFFAGTDCGVKKTASPLLSDLVEKVRNLVGDENVAVIG from the exons ATGGCATGGATCGTTTATGAACTTGGGCCTGTTGCATGCACTGTGCTCTCACTGTGGCGCCTATGGCAGCACGATTATTGCAACACCGCATGTGATGACAACAAAGCAAACCTGGTGCCAGCACTGAACATATTCTACTGTTTGGTTATTGGCCAAGGTGTGCTCTTCTTCATATGGTGGCTGATGGATATGTCAGTGATGTGGGTTGTGGTTTTGTTCCGGGAAGAATCTCAGTTACCAGAAAAGTGGGGCAGCATAACAATTTTAGATTACCTATATGATACCCGAGCAAAATGCTGGCGAGACCCTACATCCCTAGATGGTAGGAATTTGATCAACTATGCTGTTGATTTGATTGACTCGGAATCGCAGAAAGACTACCTCTCAGGAGCAAGGATTCTCGACAACTTCATTAAGCTGGACGCAGATGTAAGGTCCCTGCTACTCCCCTCAAGACCAAAGATTCAGAAGCTGATTGATACGCTAGGATGGAGATGCAGCAACAGAGAGCTCAGGGAGGTCGTCGCCAGTATCGTCGCATACCTTGCCGGTGACATTCATCTGTCCCAGTTCCCAGGGGCCATACACTGCATATCCTCCCTGTTTGATACCACCCTGCCGTATTGGAACAACCAACAAGGAACCAATCATGTTACTGTTAGTGAGTCAAAAAAAGATGCTGACGGTGCTAGGGAAAGTTTTATTTCTCTTGCCAAAGGCATAGAGGAATATAGACGAAGAAGAGTTGCTGGTTTCCCTAAGAAAAAATCAATTTCTGTTCTCAAAGGCACCGAGGACAACAAAGCAAAAATTGTCAGAAATCAAGGTGGTGACATTCCGCAAGATGGAGAACTTGGCAGCAAAGGAGATTGCTGGAATGAGCTGATTCTACAAGGCCTGACAATTCTTGAGAAGCTCGTCTTCGATCAACACAACTGCAACGACATATGCAATACTTCTGGTCTCATCCCTAAGATCATGGCACCTCTGTACTCTGAGACACTAATCCAAGATATCAATGTAAGTGCATGTGACGATGTAGTGAATGGGTCACTCAAAGTGATACACAGGTTAATCCGTGCTCCAAACTGGATTGGCAGAAGTGATCTGGTCCACAAAATCTGTTCCAACGAGCATGCACTGAGCAACCTGGAGAGAATTCTTTATCAGGGAAAAAATGATGGTACAGAACTACAGATGCGAGCCATAGAAATCCTGACAGAACTGGCCATTGATTCGTCAGCCAACCTCAGCACCGAAACAAAAGAAAATCTAATCAGAAAGCAGTTGCAGATATTCCTTACTGAGGATGAAGGGGACAAAGATGGTTTGAACAAGGAGAAAGATGGTAAAGGGGACAAAGGAAAGCTTAGAGTTACGGCTGGGAAATCACTGGCATTGCTTTCCAAGATGGAAACTATCTCTAAGTTCATAAAAAATCAACAGAACAGCATTGCTGATTGTCCCAATGAAATACTTGATTCTAAGAACGACATCACATACAGGACAGTAGCATTGGAGATCTTGGAGAACTTGTGCACTCACCATACATTGGACAAGGATAATGTGAAGAAAGACTTGCTGCCAAAG GTCCTCATGGAAGTACTGGCCAGTACACGAGACCTCCCCAAAGAAAAGAGAGGTCAGAGAAAAATGTCTCGATGGGAAAGGAAACGGGCAAGATTTGATGAAGAAAATCAACTGAGGCTCAAACGCAGTGGCCAAATCAAGAAGTCACCTGAAAAGTCAAGTGAGGAGCTAAAAGCTGAAATGGAATACCGAGAAGCGTTATTGTCGCTTACTTTTGTGATGCGTGACAAACTGATGAGTGCAGAAGACTTCGATGATGTGGCTCGAAAGATTTCTCCCGTGGAAAGTAAATTTTTGGGGAAGCTCAGGGATATAGTAGAAGAAAATTGTGAGGACAGAGCTGACTGTCTAAGAATCGTGAAGCTTTGTGGCCAGATTGCGGATTTAATGTTGCAACCTGGCCAGGACACTACCCAGCTCAATGAATTCCTGAAGTCATTGGAAAAGGCTTCAAAGATCATGTCTAACCTTGAAAGCTGCATGTTCTTTGCAGGGACTGATTGCGGCGTGAAGAAGACAGCCAGTCCTCTCCTCTCCGATCTTGTGGAAAAAGTGCGAAACTTGGTTGGTGACGAGAATGTAGCTGTAATTGGCTAA